The segment TCAGCAACACTTTTGGCTTCCGATGGAAATCATGAAGTTCCCATTGCATTGTGAATTTATCGGCAAGGCTGGCGAATTTATCGGCAAACTCGACCTTCGTGCGCAAGGCGCGGCCCGCATCGAATTTCACGCGCATGAAAAAGCGGTTGCTTTGCGGATCGCCGAACTGCTCCAGCTTGTTGACGAACGCGCCTTCCTCGGCAAGGAAGCTGGTGACACTGGCGACGATCCCGAATGTATCCGGGCACGTAATCGTCAGAATAAAAGTTTTGGCGAGTTCGGACATTTCCGCTGAATCTTTCGGTTTTGAATTTTGTTCTGCAAGCGATATAGCGGCCTTGGCAAGTCATGCCAACCCGGAATTGGCAGCAAACAAGCTATGCCAAGGCTGATAGGCGCAATTCGCATAGCTGCATGATTGCGGGCATGAAATCATAATCGGCGCAGGAACCATATGTTTAAAAGCTGGACATTGGCGGGGCATGTGCCAAGAATTCCGCTTCGTTTGACGGAAGAAGATGTAACGCGGCCGGTTTTTCGGTTATGCAAGGCAGAATGTCAGAGATAATTGCGAACACATGTGATGCCCGGTTCACAAAGACCGGGGGCAAAACATGGTGCGGGGCTGTTCATTGATCGATTTTCGTCCAATCCTTTTTATTATCGGCATTCTGCTATGCACCCTGTCGGTCGGGATGTTTATCCCGGCTCTTGTGGATCTTTATTACGGGCAGCGGGATTGGCTGGTATTTTCGGCGGCATCGGCAGTATCGCTTTTCATTGGCGGTGCATTGGTGATGATGAACCGGACCGACAATCTTAAAATTACATCGCGTCAGGCTTTTATTCTGACAACCGCAAGCTGGCTTGTTCTGACCGCAGTTTCGGCACTGCCATTTGCGTTTTCCGACCTCGATATGAGCTATACCGACGCTTTTTTTGAAGCCATGTCGGGGATTTCGACCACGGGCTCAACCGTGATTGTCGGGCTTGATACGGCCCCGCCCGGGATTTTGTTGTGGCGGGCACTTTTGCAGTGGCTTGGCGGGATCGGGATTATTGTTATGGCGATTGCGGTCATGCCGATGCTGCGTGTCGGCGGGATGCAGCTTTTCCGTATGGAAAACTCCGATAAGTCGGACAAGGCATTTCCGCGTGCCACCCAGATCGCTGTAGGTATCGCAAGCCTTTATTTGGGTTTCACCGTTATCTGGGCCATCTTGTTGTGGTGGGCGGGTATGCCGGGATTTGATGCAATTGCGCACGCAATGACGACAATTGCCACAGGCGGTTTCTCTACCAAGGATGCGTCGGTCGGGCACTTTGATAACCCCGCTATCGATGTAATTATCACGCTGGGTATGGCTGCTGGTGCGTTGCCCTTCATTCTTTATCTGCAAACCTTGCGGGGGAAGGCGTCTGCGTTGTTTGTGGATGGGCAGGTCCGCTGGTTCGTGGTAATTGCTGGCTCCATCATTCTGGGGCTTAGCATCTGGCATTCGGAAACAAATAATGTCGCGTTTCTGGATGCGCTTCGATACACGTCCTTTAACATTGTATCGGTAATGACCGGCACCGGTTACGCCACCACGGATTACGGGCTTTGGGGACCGTTTGCTGTGACAGTGTTTTTCTTTGTGATGTTCGTGGGGGGCTGTGCCGGATCGACGACCTGCGGGGTTAAAATCTTCCGCCTTCAGGTTCTTTATGAAATCGCTAAAATCCAGCTCTCACACATGCTCCGCCCGCATGGTGTTTTCATTGCCTACTATAACCGCAAACCGCTTTCCGAAGACGTCACGGAATCGGTGCTGAGCTTCTTTTTCCTTTTCGTGTTCTGCTTTGTGGTTCTGGCTGCTGCCCTTGGTGCAATGGGGCTTGATTTCATCACGGCAGTCTCAAGTGCCGGCACGGCCATCGCGAATGTCGGCCCCGGACTTGGTCCGATTGTGGGGCCGTCGGGGAATTTCGCGACGTTGCCGGACGGGGCGAAGTGGCTGATGTCGATCGGTATGCTGATCGGGCGTCTGGAAGTCTTCACCGTTCTGGTGCTGCTTTTCCCAGCCTTCTGGCGCGACTGAGTTTTCAATTTTCCAGTCTCTAATGATGCCCCGCTTTGATGCGGGGTTTTCTTTTTGTTTTCCTCTGTCGGCGGACTGTCAAATAAGCAGTGGTTTGTCTCATTGACAATTTAGGACAATTGACCTAATGAAGTAGGTCAATTGTCCTAATCGGGTTTCAGGTACTCACAATAGGGACGAAAAGGAATGGCTGTGGAACAAGGTACGCGGGATCGGATTGTCGAGGCTGCCGATCAGCTGTTTTATCAACAGGGGTTCGAGCCGACCTCCTTTGCCGATATCGCGGGGAAAGTCGGCATATCGCGCGGTAATTTCTATTATCATTTCAAAACCAAGGACGAGATCCTTGATGCCGTGATCAATCTGCGTTTGAGCAATACCGAACAGATGCTCGATCATTGGGAGGCAGAGGGAGAAGACCCGGCCGCCCGTATCCGAAGCTTCATCCATATTCTGATCGTCAACGGGGAAAAAATCCGGCGTTACGGTTGCCCGGTCGGCACACTTTCTGCCGAACTGGCAAAACTTGGCCATGCTGCACAAAGCGATGCTGCAGGACTTTTCACCCTTTTCCGCATCTGGTTGTGTCGCCAGTTCGAGCGACTTGGCTGTGCGGAGAGATCTGATGATCTGGCGATGCATTTGCTCGCCCTAAGCCAGGGTGTTGCGGCTCTTGCCAATGCCTTTGGGGATGAGAAATTCGTGCGGCAGGAAGTCAATCAAATGTGCGATTGGCTGGATGCCCAGATTGGTTCGAACCGCACCTGAAACGGGAAAATATTACGCAAGCCATTCGGAGAATCTCAATGTTCACTATTTTACTGACGTTTTCGGACAACCGGGCAAAGGCACCGCAATTCATGGAGGACCATAAACAATGGATCAGCCAGGGATTTGACGATGGTGTGTTTCTGGTTGTCGGAAGCCTTCAACCAAATCTCGGTGGTGGAATTCTTGCCCATAACACAACGTATGAGGAACTGACGAGGCGTGTAAACGCAGACCCATTTGTTGCCGAAAAGGTTGTTAAGGCCGAAATCATTGAAATCACTCCTGCCAGAACGGATGTGCGCTTGGAGTTCCTGATGGCGTGACATTTTCAGGAATGACTAAAGGGGGCGAAGATGGGGACCACAACGATCAGCGCAGACGGTAAAACACGTTGCAAATGGTGTGATGCAGCACCGGAATTTGATGCTTACCACGATAGGGAATGGGGCTTTCCGGTTGGTGATGATCGACGGTTGTTTGAAAAAATCTGTCTGGAAGGCTTTCAGTCAGGGCTCAGCTGGCGCACCATTCTGGCCAAGCGGGAAAATTTCCGGGCGGCATTTGATGATTTCGATTTTAATAGCGTCGCGAAATTCACAACATCTGATGTTGAACGGTTATTGCAGGATAGCGGTATCATTCGCCATCGCGGCAAAATCGAAGCTGTCATCAATAACGCTAACCGTGCCTGCGAAATGGTGGTAGCAGAAGGATCGCTTGCGGCCTATTTCTGGCGGTTCGAGCCACAGGGACAGCCTGTTGAACGACCACAAACGGCATCTATGTCCGATACGTCGGTGGCGATTTCCAAAGATTTGAAAAAGCGCGGTTGGAAATTTGTCGGTCCAACCACCGTTTATGCCTTCATGCAGGCGATGGGATTGATCAACGATCACGCAGAAGGGTGCTTTATGCGACCGGTAATCGATGCGGCGCGCAGGGAATTTGAAAGACCATGATTCTGGGGAAGGTGGCGATGCCAGACCTTGGGTCAGGAGCGGATCGGGGATCGGGATATCGGTCCAGCATCGCCTTAAGCCAAGAATGCCAAATCAGAGTCATTCGGTAAAATCGAATGTTAATTTAAATTCGATAGATAAAATCTATTTATTGCGCATTTGCCTTCAGGCCATAACCGGCAAGGTCACGCAAAATATCGCACCGTCCGGTCCGGTGGCGCTAAGGCGAAGGTCCCCCTTGTGGGCAAGGATAAGTTCGCGCGCAATGGCCAGACCAAGACCGGTGCCGCCTTTTCTGCCAGTGGCGGCGAAGGGAACAAACAGATTTTTGATCGCCTTTTCAGGCAGACCGGGGCCGTTATCAATGATCTGGATTTCTACGAATGCGTCCGTATTATCCGCAGCTGCGATTGATGCCTGTTTGATAGTAACTTTGGTTGCACCGGCATCCAGCGGGTTGCGGATAAGGTTGCTGAAAGCGCGGAAAAGCTGATCGTAATCGGCTTCAATCATCAACTCGGCCGGCAGGTCAATCTGGATTTTGGCTTTGCACGGTTCCTTGATCGCATCAGGGTTTTCTGGCGTCAGAAGATTTTCACCGCCATTTTGCAGCAATATCTGGTCGCGAATTTCCTCGATCAATTCGATCAGGGTAAAGCGGGCGATATCAAGTGTTGGCGGGGCCTCGCGGGCAAAGGACAGGGTTTGTTCACTGATATAAACCGCACGCTCCATCGACGATAACAGGCGCGGAACAACAGCGCGGACTTCCTGATCCTCGCTTTGGGCCAGTTTTTCGGTCATCAGCATCGATGTTGCCAGTGCATTTCGAAGATCATGACTGATCTTTGTTGCCGCAGTTCCAAGGGCTGCGAGACGGCGTCGCTGATTTAACATCGCCTGCAGATCATGTTGCATGTTGGCAAGTTCGTGTCTTGCAATGCCAATTTCATCGTCGCGGTCATCCGGCACGATGACCGATCCCTGATCTTGCGGATTTTCGCGAAAACGGATCATGTCACTGGTCAATGTCCGCATTGGCCGGACCAGAAGCCGGTTCAGTGCAAAGTAAACCAGACCGGCGGTGAAGAACGAAATCACCAGTGACAGTCCCATCACCCGCCAGCCGAAATTGCGCATGTCATGGGCCAGTCCCTCTTCATGAACCAGTATTTCTATTTCGAAATCCGGTGCCATGGAGGGCATGCCGACGACGCGTAACATCCGGTCATGTGGTTGAGTCAGGGTTGAAAGACCATCGTACAAAGCCATCGGGATGGAAAAGGTCGTCAGATCGACGTCGTAATCCACTTTGGCGGGCATATCGTCGCGTTGAAGCAACAGCTTGCGATCATCGCGGCGTAAAATAACGGCCTCTATCCCGGCATTGGAAAGCAATTCCTTCTCCAGATCGTCAGGAATCATCTGATCGGGAGTCGCTTCCAGCGCCAGGGCGGCAAGATAGCCGGAATCAAGATGGGCCTTGAGCCAGTCAACCCGATAGCGCGCGACCGACGGTGCAAAGACGAAAATCTCTGCCAGCATGACAAAGCCGACAGTCAGCACCAGCAAACGTGCCGACAGTGATTTGGCCCATGGGGGCAGTTTGAGATGAGGGCGTTCCATAACGAATGTTAGCCAGAGACCGGGAAAAATGTACAGCGTTTCAGAAGCTTGCTCGGGTGCCGCTGCCTTAGCCAAGCTTCAGAAGGAAACGGACAATCTTTCGGGTTCTGTCGTTAAACAGGCTGGGCGTATACCACGCCCCGGCAACGCGTTTGGATAGTTCGCCAAGTGTTGGATAGGGGGCAATCATCCCTGCGATGGCACCGATCTTCATTTTCTTTGATACTGCCAGCGACCAAAGCCCGATTAGTTCCCCGGCCTGATGGCCGACAATGCCCGCGCCAAGGATTTTTCCCTTTGGGGTGGTGACGACCTTGATAAAGCCCTTGGTTCGGGCTTCGGCCCTCGCGCGGTCATTTTCGGCATAGTCCCAGGTCACGATCCGGATCGCATCGCCGAACTTTTCGCGCGCAGCCGTTTCGTTCAGGCCGACTTGTGCCAGTTCCGGGCTGGTATATGTCACCCAGGGAACCGCGCTGTGATCAATTTTGGCAGGCAACCGGAACAATGCATTGCGGATAACAATACCGGCGTCATAACCGGCCATATGGGTAAATTGCAGGCCGCCGGTAACATCGCCAATGGCAAATATCTTCCGGTTGCTTGTGCGCAGGCGGTTGTCTACCTCGATCCCGCGTGGGCTGTACGTGACGTCAGCTTCATCCAGGCCAAGATTGTCGACCGTTGGCTTGCGTCCGGTGGCAACCAGAAGGTGACTGCCTTCAATCGTGATTTCTGTGCCATCGCGTTCGATCATGACGCGAATCTGGTCATCATGGGGTTCGATCCGCTTGGTTTTGACCTTTTCATAAAGGCTTATGTCCGCCGTCTCGATCTCGTCGCGGATGACGGCAACCAGATCGGGATCGTCTTTCGGAAGGATCGTGAACATTTCGATCAAGGTAACCTTTGCACCAAGTTCGCGATATGCCTGTGCCATTTCAAGGCCGATCGGGCCGCCGCCGATGATGATCAGGTGATCCGGGCAGGTACGGTTTTCAAAGATGGTTTCGTTGGTAAAGAACGGAACATCGGCAATGCCGTCAATCGGTGGTACAGAAGCACGCGAACCGGTGGCAATGACAAACCGTTTTGCCTGCACGCATTTGCCATCGGCGATCACTTCCCCGGGGCCGGTGAACCGGGCTTCTGCCTGAATGACAGTACAGCCAAGCTTTTCAAACCGTTCAACCGAATCATGGGGGGCTATATCGGCGATGACCGAATGCACATGATCCATGACATGCGCAAAGTTGGCCAAAACCGGACCGGTAGTGATGCCAAACTGCGATGCCGCCCGTGCGCTACTTGCGGCATGGCTTGCGGCGAGCAGGGCCTTTGACGGGATACAACCGCTATTCAGGCAGTCACCACCCATTTTGCCCTTTTCAATCAGGACAACTCTTGCGCCCATTTGCACCGCCCCTGCGGCAACGGAAAGCCCGCCGGAACCGGCACCGATCACACAGATGTCGGTTTTGATCACTTCATTCATCAGGTGTTTGTCCCGCCATTGCGGTTACGGAATTTCTTATAGATCACCGGAACAAGTGCCAGAATGGCAAGGCCGATGATCGGGGTCAAAATCCTGGGTTCAAAGATAACACCAAGATCGGGTGTCTTTCCCTGATCAAACAGGGCCCCAAGGCCATCCCCGATGGAAACATAAACGAATGTCCCCGGAATAATGCCAATCGCGGTTCCCATAACAAAGGAACGAAACTTCACGCCTAGCAAAGCCGGAACGAGATTGACCAGCCAGAAGGGAAACAGAGGCACAAGACGCAGAACCATCAGGTAGCTGAAGGCGTTCTCGGCAAAACCGGCTTCCATTTTGCGGATGGCGTTGCCGGCCTTCGCATGCATCAAATCATAAAATGCGTAACGTGCTGCCAGATAAACCACCGTTGCGCCAATGGTGGCGGCGATGACGACATAGGTCGTCCCGAACCACGCGCCAAAAAGGAAACCGCCAACAATGGTCAGCAACGACCCGACCGGAAGTGACAGGGCAACGGCAATGGCATAGGACGCCATAAAGGCGACAACACTCAAAACAGGATTCTCAGCGACGAAAGCCTGAAGGGTTTCGCGATTTTCGCGCAGGGTTTCAAACGATAGATAATCGACAACACCACTTGCCCACGCCAGTACCAGCCCGGCAATCAGGATCAAAACCGGCAACAGTTTACGCCACGACGAAGTTCGGGCCGTTTTTGCCTGACTTTTATCGGTGGTATCGTGGGAATGCTGGTCTGCCGTCATTGTTTGTGTCTTGGCCATTGATTCTATTGTCTTTACGGCATTCGCATCAGAAGCCGTTTCCAAAGGATTACATGTCTTGGTCGAACATTAGAGGGAAAAAACGCGGAGGGCTCATGAACTGCTTTCAACATTGCGTGAAGGTCCAGAGAGCATATGCACGGAGGAGCCAAAGGGTATCTGGTCAAAGCAGGCGAAAGCGCGGTGCTTGACGCCGGGTAAAGCAGATCGTATCGTCACGTCCATCGTGGGATTTGTCGACCGGCTTGCGGCCACGTAAAAAATCGCTAAAGAGGGTAACCGTGGCTTCGGCCCTGACCCATCATGCCGGTCAGGGTTTTTTTGTGTCCGGCGAATGCCAATATGACCGGGCATATAGGAGCGATACGATGACGACCGATAAAAAGGCTTCCGACAAATGGCGTGCCGCCACCCGTTCTGTTCGAGGCGGTACGGCGCGCAGCGGTTTTAATGAAACCTCCGAAGCCATCTTTATGAATTCCGGCTATGTCTACGATACAGCCGCCGAGGCCGAAGCATCCTTTGATGGCACCGGCCCGGAACGTTTTGTTTATTCCCGCTTTGCCAACCCCACTGTGGCGATGTTCGAAGAACGTCTGGCGCTGCTTGAAGGCGCGTCTTATTGCCGTGGGACGGCATCGGGCATGTCGGCCGTCTGGAATGCGCTTATTGCCTGTACCAAGGCCGGTGGTCGTGTCGTAGGATCACGGGCACTTTTCGGATCCTGCGAATTTATCCTGACAACCCTATTGCCGCGTTTTGGTGTTGAAACCGAATTGGTTGACGGTACCGATCATGCTGCATGGGAAAAGGCACTGTCCAAACCGGCTGATGCGGTCTTTATCGAAACCCCGTCGAACCCGACCCTTGAAGTTATCGATATCGCCTTTGTCGCTGATCTGGCGCATAAGGCCGGGGCGAAGGTGGTTGTCGACAACGTATTTGCGACGCCGATCCTGCAAAAGCCGATTGAACTGGGCGCGGACATTGTTGTCTATTCCGCGACCAAGCATATCGATGGTCAGGGGCGCTGTCTTGGTGGTGCGATCCTGTTTAATGACAAGGAATGGCACGATAATCACCTGACGACTTTCCTGCGTCACACTGGCCCCAGCATGAGTCCGTTCAACGCATGGGTTCTCCTGAAGGGGCTCGAGACACTTGGTCTGCGTGTCGATCAGCATATCCGCAACGCAACAGCTCTTGCCGGGTTCCTTTCGGAACAGCCGCAGGTATCGCGCGTTATCTATCCAGGGCTCGAAAGCCATCCGCAGCACGAGTTGGCCATGAAACAGATGTCCGGACGTGGCGGTGGATTGATCGCGATTGAGCTCGCTGGCGGCAAATCGGCTGCTTTTTCGTTGCTTGATAACCTGCAGCTTATTGATATTTCGAACAATCTTGGTGATGCCAAAAGTCTTGCAACCCACCCGTGGACCACGACTCATCAGCGTGTTCCGGCTGAAGACAAGATCACGATGGGGATCACCGAGGGCATGCTGCGTCTTTCGGTCGGGCTTGAGGACATCGACGATCTCAAGGAAGATCTGACCGCGGCATTGCGCGTATAAGACACAGCAGATTCGGCAAAATGCCTAAATCAGGCGGTCCGTACTCTGCGCGGGTCGCCTTTTCTTTTGCGGATCGAATGTGATGGGGATTTTAATTTGATGACAGACATCTGGCACTTGGAACCCGGACTGTCTAAATAAAAGCCGAGCAACGCCGTAACAGCGCAACGCCCTTGGCAGAAGGACCGCATAAAGATTGGCCTGGAGTTTTGCATGTATTCATCCGTTACCCGCGACATTAAAGTATCCGTGCAACCGGTGTTCCTTGATGAACAATCGGACCCGGACAGTCATCGCTATGTCTGGGCCTATAGGGTTGTCATCGAAAATCAGGGCCCGAAAACCGTACAGCTTTTAAACCGTTACTGGCGCATTACCGATTCCCGTGGTTCG is part of the Thalassospira lucentensis genome and harbors:
- a CDS encoding TetR/AcrR family transcriptional regulator, translating into MAVEQGTRDRIVEAADQLFYQQGFEPTSFADIAGKVGISRGNFYYHFKTKDEILDAVINLRLSNTEQMLDHWEAEGEDPAARIRSFIHILIVNGEKIRRYGCPVGTLSAELAKLGHAAQSDAAGLFTLFRIWLCRQFERLGCAERSDDLAMHLLALSQGVAALANAFGDEKFVRQEVNQMCDWLDAQIGSNRT
- a CDS encoding TVP38/TMEM64 family protein; amino-acid sequence: MTADQHSHDTTDKSQAKTARTSSWRKLLPVLILIAGLVLAWASGVVDYLSFETLRENRETLQAFVAENPVLSVVAFMASYAIAVALSLPVGSLLTIVGGFLFGAWFGTTYVVIAATIGATVVYLAARYAFYDLMHAKAGNAIRKMEAGFAENAFSYLMVLRLVPLFPFWLVNLVPALLGVKFRSFVMGTAIGIIPGTFVYVSIGDGLGALFDQGKTPDLGVIFEPRILTPIIGLAILALVPVIYKKFRNRNGGTNT
- a CDS encoding DNA-3-methyladenine glycosylase I gives rise to the protein MGTTTISADGKTRCKWCDAAPEFDAYHDREWGFPVGDDRRLFEKICLEGFQSGLSWRTILAKRENFRAAFDDFDFNSVAKFTTSDVERLLQDSGIIRHRGKIEAVINNANRACEMVVAEGSLAAYFWRFEPQGQPVERPQTASMSDTSVAISKDLKKRGWKFVGPTTVYAFMQAMGLINDHAEGCFMRPVIDAARREFERP
- a CDS encoding HAMP domain-containing sensor histidine kinase, with amino-acid sequence MERPHLKLPPWAKSLSARLLVLTVGFVMLAEIFVFAPSVARYRVDWLKAHLDSGYLAALALEATPDQMIPDDLEKELLSNAGIEAVILRRDDRKLLLQRDDMPAKVDYDVDLTTFSIPMALYDGLSTLTQPHDRMLRVVGMPSMAPDFEIEILVHEEGLAHDMRNFGWRVMGLSLVISFFTAGLVYFALNRLLVRPMRTLTSDMIRFRENPQDQGSVIVPDDRDDEIGIARHELANMQHDLQAMLNQRRRLAALGTAATKISHDLRNALATSMLMTEKLAQSEDQEVRAVVPRLLSSMERAVYISEQTLSFAREAPPTLDIARFTLIELIEEIRDQILLQNGGENLLTPENPDAIKEPCKAKIQIDLPAELMIEADYDQLFRAFSNLIRNPLDAGATKVTIKQASIAAADNTDAFVEIQIIDNGPGLPEKAIKNLFVPFAATGRKGGTGLGLAIARELILAHKGDLRLSATGPDGAIFCVTLPVMA
- a CDS encoding TrkH family potassium uptake protein — encoded protein: MIDFRPILFIIGILLCTLSVGMFIPALVDLYYGQRDWLVFSAASAVSLFIGGALVMMNRTDNLKITSRQAFILTTASWLVLTAVSALPFAFSDLDMSYTDAFFEAMSGISTTGSTVIVGLDTAPPGILLWRALLQWLGGIGIIVMAIAVMPMLRVGGMQLFRMENSDKSDKAFPRATQIAVGIASLYLGFTVIWAILLWWAGMPGFDAIAHAMTTIATGGFSTKDASVGHFDNPAIDVIITLGMAAGALPFILYLQTLRGKASALFVDGQVRWFVVIAGSIILGLSIWHSETNNVAFLDALRYTSFNIVSVMTGTGYATTDYGLWGPFAVTVFFFVMFVGGCAGSTTCGVKIFRLQVLYEIAKIQLSHMLRPHGVFIAYYNRKPLSEDVTESVLSFFFLFVFCFVVLAAALGAMGLDFITAVSSAGTAIANVGPGLGPIVGPSGNFATLPDGAKWLMSIGMLIGRLEVFTVLVLLFPAFWRD
- a CDS encoding dihydrolipoyl dehydrogenase family protein; the protein is MNEVIKTDICVIGAGSGGLSVAAGAVQMGARVVLIEKGKMGGDCLNSGCIPSKALLAASHAASSARAASQFGITTGPVLANFAHVMDHVHSVIADIAPHDSVERFEKLGCTVIQAEARFTGPGEVIADGKCVQAKRFVIATGSRASVPPIDGIADVPFFTNETIFENRTCPDHLIIIGGGPIGLEMAQAYRELGAKVTLIEMFTILPKDDPDLVAVIRDEIETADISLYEKVKTKRIEPHDDQIRVMIERDGTEITIEGSHLLVATGRKPTVDNLGLDEADVTYSPRGIEVDNRLRTSNRKIFAIGDVTGGLQFTHMAGYDAGIVIRNALFRLPAKIDHSAVPWVTYTSPELAQVGLNETAAREKFGDAIRIVTWDYAENDRARAEARTKGFIKVVTTPKGKILGAGIVGHQAGELIGLWSLAVSKKMKIGAIAGMIAPYPTLGELSKRVAGAWYTPSLFNDRTRKIVRFLLKLG
- the metZ gene encoding O-succinylhomoserine sulfhydrylase, whose product is MTTDKKASDKWRAATRSVRGGTARSGFNETSEAIFMNSGYVYDTAAEAEASFDGTGPERFVYSRFANPTVAMFEERLALLEGASYCRGTASGMSAVWNALIACTKAGGRVVGSRALFGSCEFILTTLLPRFGVETELVDGTDHAAWEKALSKPADAVFIETPSNPTLEVIDIAFVADLAHKAGAKVVVDNVFATPILQKPIELGADIVVYSATKHIDGQGRCLGGAILFNDKEWHDNHLTTFLRHTGPSMSPFNAWVLLKGLETLGLRVDQHIRNATALAGFLSEQPQVSRVIYPGLESHPQHELAMKQMSGRGGGLIAIELAGGKSAAFSLLDNLQLIDISNNLGDAKSLATHPWTTTHQRVPAEDKITMGITEGMLRLSVGLEDIDDLKEDLTAALRV